From a region of the Terriglobales bacterium genome:
- the mscL gene encoding large conductance mechanosensitive channel protein MscL — protein sequence MYGEFKAFLLKNNVMSLAVAFIMGAAVGKVVSALVADLIMPVLGIFASGGEWRQLAFQIGGAKFLVGDFLGSVLDFMVVALVVFLMARSLLKPAPTPETKICPFCLEVVAKAATRCKFCTQAVD from the coding sequence ATGTACGGGGAATTCAAAGCTTTCCTGCTAAAGAACAATGTGATGTCGCTCGCCGTGGCCTTCATCATGGGCGCCGCCGTGGGCAAGGTGGTCTCGGCCCTGGTAGCGGATCTGATCATGCCCGTGCTCGGGATTTTTGCCTCCGGCGGCGAGTGGCGGCAGTTGGCCTTCCAGATCGGCGGCGCCAAGTTCCTGGTCGGCGATTTCCTGGGCAGCGTGCTCGACTTCATGGTGGTGGCCCTGGTGGTCTTCCTGATGGCCAGGAGCCTGCTCAAGCCCGCGCCTACGCCGGAGACCAAAATCTGCCCCTTCTGCCTGGAGGTCGTGGCCAAGGCGGCCACTCGCTGCAAGTTCTGCACCCAGGCCGTCGACTAA
- the rpmE gene encoding 50S ribosomal protein L31 yields the protein MKAGIHPAYNEVRVHCACGNAFVTRSTHKGDIHLEICSNCHPFYTGKQKLLDTAGRVERFRRKYAKVEKK from the coding sequence ATGAAAGCCGGCATTCATCCCGCTTACAACGAAGTGCGCGTCCACTGTGCCTGCGGCAACGCCTTCGTCACCCGCTCCACCCACAAGGGCGACATCCATCTGGAAATCTGCTCCAACTGCCATCCCTTCTATACCGGCAAGCAGAAGCTGCTGGATACCGCCGGGCGCGTGGAGCGCTTCCGCCGCAAGTACGCCAAGGTCGAAAAGAAGTAA
- a CDS encoding HU family DNA-binding protein, producing MNKADMIDRLAAAAGITKTQAASAVDAMVSGITSALKKGNRVTLVGFGSFSTAQRAARTGRNPKTGKPISIAARRVARFTPGAELKQAVNKK from the coding sequence ATGAACAAGGCCGACATGATCGACCGGCTGGCGGCAGCCGCGGGCATCACCAAGACCCAGGCGGCATCGGCCGTGGACGCCATGGTGAGCGGCATCACCAGCGCGCTCAAGAAAGGCAACCGCGTGACCCTGGTGGGCTTCGGAAGCTTTTCCACGGCGCAGCGCGCCGCCCGCACCGGCCGCAATCCCAAGACGGGAAAACCCATCAGCATCGCGGCCCGACGAGTCGCCAGGTTCACCCCCGGAGCCGAACTCAAACAGGCGGTCAACAAGAAGTAG